In Fragaria vesca subsp. vesca linkage group LG1, FraVesHawaii_1.0, whole genome shotgun sequence, the sequence GGCTTGATTTTGGTCTCACAAACTATGCTGCAGGTATTCCCATCATTATTTGACTGTTTCCCTTCTCTATCTACATTTGTGTGTTAGTTTTTCTTCCGATAGTAACAGTCTATATGAGCAGCTTACTGCACTGGACTTCTCTTGGCTCGTCGTGTCCTGAAGACTCTTGAGATGGATGCTGAGTATGAAGGCAATGTTGAGGTAATTTGAAGTGTCTTGTCTTTTTCTGTACTGTCTTGTACTCAACAACTTTTGCTTCATATGCCTTTCCTTGTTGTTGTACTAATCCAAATGGTTTCTGGTATGCAGGCTACTGGTGAGGATTACTCTGTTGAGCCAACTGAGAGCAGAAGACCATTCCGTGCTCTTCTTGATGTTGGCTTAATTAGGACGACTACTGGAAACCGTGTGTTCGGTGCCCTGAAGGTATCGTAGCTTATTTCCTTATGGTGCTTTGTTCCAGAGTAAATATTTTATGGTGCTTTGTTCCAGACTAAATATATTTATTCACACGCAGAATCAAATATTACATTTGTAGATGTAGTACCCTTTTGTGCGCCCTTTTATTCAGTAGCCTCTTCGTTCTGTTATCTATTTATGCATTTCCTAGTCAATAGAAATTGATCTTGTATGTTGCTTTGTTCTGCACAAACCTTCTGCATACGGAATTGAAGTTTACCATCTTGGCTTTAATATTGTTATAGGGAGCTTTGGATGGTGGTTTGGATATTCCACACAGTGAAAAGAGGTTTGCTGGTTTCTCCAAGGACAGCAAGCAGCTTGATGCTGAGGTCCATCACAAGTATATCTATGGTGGCCATGTTGCCGCATATATGAGGGTAAGAATAAAGAATCAAATGGCTATTCGAGGCTTGCTTCTTTTGTTGATTCTTGTTTTCTGAAATTCTTGATTATCTTTGTTCCAGACTTTGATGGAGGATGAACCAGAAAAGTATCAGACTCATTTCAGTGAATATCTCAAGAAGGGAATTGAAGCTGATAACATTGAAGAGGTTTACAAGAAAGTGCATGCTGCCATCAGGGCTGACCCTACAATGAAGAAGTCTTCAAAGCCACAACCCTCGGAACATAAGAGGTAAAAGTTGAATCACCTGTTTCAGTCGTGGATATGAACTTTCTTTGTTAATGTGCATGATATTTAAATTTGTTGTGTTTGAAATTGTTCTTGCCCTATTCTCATCATTGCACAGCATGCTTCCTTGAGTTGAATCATCACGTGTGTCTAGCCTATTATTAAAAGCAGCACAGTTGCAGTAAAAGTCATTAGTGTTGGAATTTGGCATTTCGCTGTTACCCTTGTTTCCTGCAACACATGCTTCTATGCTTTCCTCTTGTGTGGTTCTAAAGTATAATATGTACAATAAAAACTCATTTGACCGTTGCTTTTTCCCCTGTTGGAACAGGTGGAATCTCAAGAAGCTTACCTACGAGGAAAGGAAGAACAAATTGATTGAGAGATTGAATGCCTTCAACTCAGCTGCCCATGCTGATGATGACGATGATGAGTGATCAAAGAGTTGTCTCCTTAGCTTGTCTACCCTAAGCATGCAATGAGATCGAGTTATTATAAATTCACATAGGACTCCTTTTAAATTTTCTTCTCCAAAACATGGATTACTCTCTGGTCTTTTTCTTGTTTGGTGATGGAAGCTAGAAATCGACTAAAGTTTTGACGGCTATTAATTTATCCATTTTCTCATCTTGTCTTTAATCTTTAGTACTAGGTTTTGAAGTTTTTAAATAGCGAATTAGTGAAAGGTGTCGCATCTGTTTTACTGAACAACAATTAAACTAGACAAGTCCAACTACTTTTTATTCTAATCTACGAAGAAACCAGAATGAGAGTGGATAAGAGTATAGCAACCGTGTCTGAGAATCTCACTGCTGCTGGCAACCGGAACTGGTGAGGATTCAGATATTTGAGAATGAAAGGCAGTAAATAGGAGATGTGAGCTACCAAAAAAAAAAAAAATGCTATAGGGTCCACAACTAAGGGTACCTTATCTAGTTCCAGCCAATAGCATTCTATTTCCAGTTACATGTAAAGCTCCATAGCCTCGAAAAATGAAAACCATCCAAAAACAGATTTCCCCAATTGACTGAGAAGCGATGGCACATTCTCTAATCTCACCTCCGGCTACTGCGACAACGCCAATCTCAGCAAGGACCAAGACCAACACCCATTTTCCGTCGTCTCTCAAAGTCAAGGCTTGCCATCAAGTTTCAGATGGCCCTAACAAACTTGTTCACCGCAGGTTAGTGTATGCCTTCATGTTGTGACACGCGTTGTATAGTGGCATTAGATATGTAGCACATAATGTTGTCGATGTGGTGGTGCAGGGCTGCGGGTTTGGGTTTGGTCGGTGCTGTGCTCAGCTTCGTGGTAGGCGACCGGAATGCAAATGCAGCTGCAAGAAGGCCTCCACCGCCTCCGGTTGATGAGAAAAAAGAGAAGAAGGATCCCAATGTGAGTGGTGTGCTTGCAAAAGTGTTGGCTAGCAAAAAGAGAAAGGAAGCCATGAAGGAAGCCGTGTCCAAGCTAAGAGAGAAAGGGAAGCCTATTCAGGAGTAATCTGATTACTTCTTTTAGAAGTACTGCTTGTCATTGTTCAGAAACTACAGAGATTTTCTTGAATGAAAGACGGACTTGTCTAGATTAATTAAACGTTGTGTTTGACGTAATTTGATTCATCTTCACGAGCTCTTTTTGTATGCATGTATGTTGGTGCCAAAACAGAGGTCTATCTTGGTATTTATTCCAGATCATGAA encodes:
- the LOC101296507 gene encoding 60S ribosomal protein L5-like, yielding MAFVKSHKSKAYFKRFQVKYKRRREGKTDYRARIRLINQDKNKYNTPKYRFVVRFTNKDIVAQIVSASIAGDLVLASAYAHELPHYGLDFGLTNYAAAYCTGLLLARRVLKTLEMDAEYEGNVEATGEDYSVEPTESRRPFRALLDVGLIRTTTGNRVFGALKGALDGGLDIPHSEKRFAGFSKDSKQLDAEVHHKYIYGGHVAAYMRTLMEDEPEKYQTHFSEYLKKGIEADNIEEVYKKVHAAIRADPTMKKSSKPQPSEHKRWNLKKLTYEERKNKLIERLNAFNSAAHADDDDDE
- the LOC101296797 gene encoding uncharacterized protein LOC101296797; its protein translation is MAHSLISPPATATTPISARTKTNTHFPSSLKVKACHQVSDGPNKLVHRRAAGLGLVGAVLSFVVGDRNANAAARRPPPPPVDEKKEKKDPNVSGVLAKVLASKKRKEAMKEAVSKLREKGKPIQE